In Terriglobales bacterium, one genomic interval encodes:
- a CDS encoding DUF4242 domain-containing protein encodes MPQFVIEREIPGAGKLSDAELQAIAAKSVGVLRDMGPEIKWLHSYVTGDKVYCVYLAPDEDTIREHARRGGFPANRISAVRRLIDPTTAD; translated from the coding sequence ATGCCGCAATTCGTGATCGAGCGCGAGATTCCCGGGGCGGGAAAACTGTCGGACGCTGAGCTGCAGGCCATCGCCGCGAAGTCCGTCGGCGTCCTGCGGGACATGGGACCGGAGATCAAGTGGCTGCACAGCTACGTGACCGGCGACAAGGTGTACTGCGTGTATCTCGCTCCCGATGAGGACACCATCCGGGAGCACGCGCGGCGGGGCGGCTTCCCGGCGAATCGCATCTCGGCGGTGCGGCGGCTGATCGACCCGACGACCGCGGACTGA
- a CDS encoding tetratricopeptide repeat protein — VRLFVERAQEVHPGFSLDAENARAIAQICQRLDGLPLAIELAAARIKLLSPSAMLARLESSLSLLTGGARDLPTRQQTLRGTVEWSYKLLGSAEQMLVRRLAVFIGGCTLEAVEAVCDTKGDLGLDILDGMASVADKSLVQQVQEAGAEARFTMLSTIREYAREQLAAAGEEPAVRRAHAAYFLVLAEEGSELVVSDPAWLARFDAEHRNFLAAIDYLVATGESDWGLRLGAALFRFWETREHLAEGRAQLARLLAVPGSQAGTKLRARLLFSSAVLAGEQGDYGSAQKLLEQSLAVCRALGDTRGVAVALNALAVNARDRGELSMAAELFEQCVGIWRELGAPVDVARALSNLASASKLLGDYARAGTLYQECLATFRAIGDEAGAAWTLNYTGDMAREQRDFAAARSAYEQALAAFRELHDGWGRASVLCDLASLDCDQQDFAGAQRLFGESIRIFQELGHKRGIARVLESLAISAVAQGKAPEALRLAGAAAALRERVGAPLTPAQNSALESALKPAHAALEGALGTSAWMEGYSLPLAKVVEEVVGKEVAQGLSTPRPA; from the coding sequence GGTGCGCCTCTTCGTCGAGCGCGCCCAGGAAGTCCATCCCGGCTTCTCGCTGGACGCCGAGAACGCACGCGCCATCGCCCAGATCTGCCAGCGCCTGGACGGCCTGCCGCTCGCCATCGAGCTCGCCGCCGCGCGCATCAAGCTGCTCTCCCCGTCGGCGATGCTCGCCCGCCTGGAAAGCTCGCTCAGCCTGCTGACCGGCGGCGCGCGCGACCTGCCCACTCGCCAGCAGACGCTCCGCGGCACCGTGGAGTGGAGCTACAAGCTGCTCGGATCCGCCGAGCAGATGCTCGTCCGCCGCCTCGCCGTCTTCATCGGAGGCTGCACCTTGGAGGCGGTCGAGGCCGTCTGCGACACCAAGGGCGATCTCGGTCTCGACATCCTCGACGGCATGGCCTCGGTCGCCGACAAGAGCCTGGTGCAGCAAGTGCAGGAAGCCGGCGCCGAGGCGCGCTTCACCATGCTCTCCACCATCCGCGAGTACGCCCGCGAGCAGCTGGCGGCCGCGGGCGAGGAGCCCGCGGTGCGGCGTGCCCACGCGGCATACTTCCTGGTGCTGGCGGAGGAAGGCTCCGAGCTGGTCGTCAGCGACCCGGCTTGGCTGGCGCGCTTCGACGCCGAGCACCGCAACTTCCTCGCCGCCATCGACTACCTCGTCGCCACCGGGGAATCCGATTGGGGGCTGCGCCTGGGCGCCGCGCTCTTCCGCTTCTGGGAGACGCGCGAGCACCTGGCCGAGGGTCGCGCGCAGCTCGCGCGCCTGCTGGCGGTGCCGGGCAGCCAGGCCGGGACGAAGCTGCGCGCACGGCTGCTGTTCTCCTCGGCCGTGCTGGCGGGCGAGCAGGGCGACTACGGCTCGGCGCAGAAGCTGCTCGAGCAGAGCCTCGCGGTCTGCCGCGCGCTCGGCGATACCCGCGGCGTCGCGGTGGCGCTCAACGCGCTCGCCGTCAACGCGCGCGATCGCGGCGAGCTGAGCATGGCGGCCGAGCTGTTCGAGCAGTGCGTCGGGATCTGGCGCGAGCTGGGCGCCCCGGTCGACGTCGCGCGCGCTCTCAGCAACCTTGCCAGCGCCAGCAAGCTCCTCGGCGATTACGCCCGCGCCGGTACGCTCTACCAGGAATGTCTCGCCACCTTCCGCGCCATCGGCGACGAGGCCGGCGCCGCCTGGACACTCAACTACACCGGCGACATGGCGCGCGAGCAGCGCGACTTCGCCGCGGCGCGCTCTGCCTACGAGCAGGCGCTGGCCGCGTTCCGCGAGCTGCACGATGGCTGGGGCCGGGCCAGCGTGCTCTGTGATCTCGCCAGCCTGGATTGCGACCAGCAGGATTTCGCCGGCGCCCAGCGCCTGTTCGGGGAGAGCATCCGCATCTTCCAGGAACTCGGGCACAAGCGCGGGATCGCCCGCGTGCTGGAGAGCCTGGCCATCTCGGCGGTCGCACAGGGGAAGGCGCCCGAAGCGCTCCGCCTGGCGGGCGCGGCGGCCGCGCTGCGCGAGCGCGTGGGAGCGCCGCTCACACCCGCGCAGAACAGCGCGCTGGAGTCCGCCTTGAAGCCCGCGCATGCCGCGCTCGAAGGCGCGCTAGGCACCAGCGCCTGGATGGAAGGCTACAGCCTGCCGCTGGCGAAAGTGGTGGAAGAGGTCGTCGGCAAAGAGGTGGCGCAGGGGTTGAGCACCCCGCGCCCCGCCTGA